Proteins encoded in a region of the Triticum dicoccoides isolate Atlit2015 ecotype Zavitan chromosome 3A, WEW_v2.0, whole genome shotgun sequence genome:
- the LOC119268802 gene encoding glutamate synthase 1 [NADH], chloroplastic isoform X1 has protein sequence MPTAQGIGLKHAAPTGVGRRARRSHAASAHGRSARQAHGAMSLEGGGFLGGAHRIEERVAPCPPRAAARDAESIRPMSLLPESSIGLYNPAFERDSCGVGFVAELSGVDNRATVVDAIQMLERMAHRGACGCEKNTGDGAGILVALPHNFFREVTKDAGFELPPPGEYAVGMVFLPTDEKRRERSKTEFTKVAESLGHSILGWRQVPTDNSDLGQAALDTEPAIEQVFLTKSPNSKADFEQQLFILRRLSIVSIRAALNLKRGGERDFYMCSLSSRTIVYKGQLMPSQLQGYYYADIGHENFSSYMALVHSRFSTNTFPSWDRAQPMRVLGHNGEINTLKGNKNWMKAREGLLECEKLGLSQDAMSKILPIVDATSSDSGAFDGVLELLIRGGRSLPEAVMMMIPEAWQNDVNMEPDKKALYEFLSALMEPWDGPALISFTDGRYLGATLDRNGLRPGRFYVTHSGRVVMGSEVGVVDIPAQDVLRKGRLNPGMMLLVDFDNHTVVDDEALKAQYSKAHPYGEWLKRQKMYLKDIVESVPETDRVAPSISGSITQTNENKECVGINAIVTPLKAFGYTLEALEMLLLPMAKDGVEALGSMGNDAPLAVMSNREKLTFEYFKQMFAQVTNPPIDPIREKIVTSMECMIGPEGDLLEITEKQCNRLALKGPLVSMDEMESIKKMNYRGWRSKVLDITYPKNSGRKGLEETLDRICAEAREAIREGYKILVLSDRGFSSDRVAVSSLLAVGAVHQHLVANLERTRVGLLVESAEPREVHHFCTLVGFGADAICPYLAIEAIWCLQTDGKIPPTDSKEELVEKYFYASIYGMMKVLAKMGISTLASYKGAQIFEALGLSSEVIHKCFEGTPSRIEGATFEMLARDALRLHELAFPSRTPPPGSADAKALPNPGDYHWRKNGEVHLNDPLAMGKLQEAAKVNSREAYKEYSKRIQELNKACNLRGMLKFIDSTSKISLDEVEPASEIVKRFCTGAMSYGSISLEAHTALAVAMNKLGGKSNTGEGGEQPSRMEPLPDGSMNPKRSAIKQVASGRFGVSSYYLTNADELQIKMAQGAKPGEGGELPGHKVIGDIAVTRHSTAGVGLISPPPHHDIYSIEDLAQLIHDLKNSNPQARISVKLVSEAGVGVVASGVVKGHADHVLISGHDGGTGASRWTGIKNAGLPWELGLAETHQTLVANGLRGRAVLQTDGQLKTGRDVAVACLLGAEEFGFSTAPLITLGCIMMRKCHTNTCPVGIATQDPVLREKFAGEPEHVINFFFMLAEELREIMAQLGLRTINEMVGRSDMLEVDPEVVKSNEKLENIDLSLILKPAAEIRPGAAQYCVEKQDHGLDMALDNKLIALSRAALEKEVCVFIETPIKNTNRAVGTTLSHEVTKRYHMKGLDPGTIHVKLTGSAGQSFGAFLCPGITLELEGDSNDYVGKGLSGGKIVVYPPRNSTFSAEDNIVIGNVALYGATKGEAYFNGMAAERFCVRNSGARTVVEGIGDHGCEYMTGGTVVILGKTGRNFAAGMSGGIAYVYDVDGTFSARCNNELVDLYHVEEEDDVTTLKMMIEQHRLHTESVLAKDILSKFDTLLPKFVKVYPRDYKRVLEEMKAEKAAARPTKEPKVANGVSVTTKKIQTEKSSSRPTRVANAKKYRGFVTYEREGVSYRDPIERVKDWNEVAIESVPGPLLNTQSARCMDCGTPFCHQESSGAGCPLGNKIPEFNELVHQNRWREALDRLLETNNFPEFTGRVCPAPCEGSCVLGIIENPVSIKSIECSIIDKGFEEGWVVPRPPLQRTGKKIAIVGSGPAGLAAADQLNKMGHFVTVFERSDRIGGLMMYGVPNMKTDKIGVVQRRVNLMAEEGVTFVVNANVGSDPLYSIERLRSENNAVILACGATKPRDLSIPGRELAGVHFAMEFLHANTKSLLDSNLEDGRYISAQGKKVVVIGGGDTGTDCIGTSVRHGCSSIVNLELLTKPPSKRAADNPWPQWPRVFRVDYGHQEASTKFGNDPRTYEVLTKRFIGDENGKLKALEVVRVKWEKVDGRFQFKEIEGSQEIIEADLVLLAMGFLGPEENIADKLGLEKDNRSNFKAQFGHFGTSVDGVFAAGDCRRGQSLVVWAITEGREAAAAVDKYLSRDEQNVAGLT, from the exons ATGCCGACGGCGCAGGGGATTGGTTTGAAGCACGCGGCGCCGACGGGCGTCGGCCGCAGGGCCCGGCGCAGCCACGCCGCGTCCGCGCATGGCCGCTCCGCGAGGCAGGCGCACGGCGCCATGTCTCTGGAGGGCGGCGGGTTCCTCGGCGGCGCGCACCGCATTGAGGAACGCGTCGCGCCATGCCCGCCTCGGGCCGCGGCGCGCGACGCAGAGTCGATACGGCCCATGTCTCTGCTACCCGAGAGCAGCATTGGGCTCTACAACCCGGCGTTCGAGCGTGACTCGTGCGGCGTTGGTTTCGTCGCCGAGCTGTCGGGCGTTGACAACCGGGCGACC GTCGTCGATGCCATTCAGATGCTTGAAAGAATGGCACACCGAGGTGCCTGCGGCTGTGAGAAAAACACTGGTGATGGTGCCGGCATTCTCGTTGCTCTACCACACAACTTCTTCCGAGAG GTGACAAAGGATGCCGGTTTTGAGTTACCGCCACCAGGTGAGTATGCTGTTGGAATGGTCTTCCTGCCAACCGATGAGAAGCGTCGCGAGAGGAGCAAAACTGAGTTTACAAAG GTCGCGGAGTCGCTAGGACATTCGATACTTGGGTGGCGCCAGGTTCCCACTGACAATTCAGACTTGGGCCAAGCTGCTCTCGACACTGAACCAGCGATTGAACAGGTTTTCCTCACCAAGAGTCCAAACTCGAAGGCCGACTTCGAACAGCAG TTGTTTATCCTGAGGAGGCTTTCAATTGTATCTATCCGGGCCGCGCTGAATCTCAAGCGTGGAGGAGAGAGAGATTTCTACATGTGCTCTCTATCTTCAAG GACCATTGTCTACAAGGGCCAGCTTATGCCGTCTCAGCTTCAGGGGTACTACTATGCGGACATAGGTCATGAAAACTTCTCCAGTTATATGGCTCTG GTTCACTCAAGGTTCTCCACCAACACCTTCCCCAGCTGGGATCGTGCACAGCCAATGCGTGTCTTAGGCCACAATGGAGAGATCAATACTCTCAAAGGGAACAAAAACTG GATGAAAGCTCGTGAGGGTCTCTTGGAGTGTGAGAAGCTTGGCCTATCACAGGATGCAATGTCAAAAATTCTTCCAATAGTGGATGCCACTTCTTCAGATTCAG GTGCATTTGATGGTGTTCTGGAGCTCCTTATCCGTGGTGGAAGAAGCCTGCCAGAAGCTGTGATGATGATGATCCCTGAGGCGTGGCAGAATGATGTAAACATGGAACCTGATAAGAAAGCTCTGTACGAGTTCTTGTCAGCCCTTATGGAGCCTTGGGATGGACCTGCTCTCATATCTT TTACCGATGGCCGCTACCTTGGAGCTACCCTGGATCGCAATGGCCTTAGGCCTGGTCGATTTTATGTGACCCACAGTGGACGTGTGGTCATGGGTAGTGAAGTTGGTGTTGTGGATATTCCTGCCCAAGATGTGTTGAGGAAGGGTCGGCTCAACCCTGGAATGATGTTACTCGTTGACTTCGACAACCATACtgtagtagatgatgaagcactcaaggcacagtaCTCTAAAGCTCACCCGTATGGAGAATGGCTCAAGCGACAAAAGATGTACCTCAAAGACATTGTAGAATCTGTCCCAGAAACTGACAGAGTTGCTCCAAGCATTTCTGGTTCTATTACG CAAACAAATGAGAACAAGGAATGTGTAGGCATCAATGCAATTGTGACTCCACTAAAGGCGTTTGG GTACACATTGGAAGCCCTAGAAATGTTGCTGCTGCCAATGGCGAAAGATGGAGTGGAAGCTCTTGGATCAATGGGAAATGATGCACCCCTAGCAGTGATGTCAAACAGAGAGAAGCTGACTTTTGAGTACTTCAAGCAGATGTTTGCACAAGTAACAAACCCTCCAATCGATCCAATTAGGGAGAAGATTGTTACATCTATGGAATGTATGATTGGGCCAGAAGGAGATTTGCTGGAAATAACCGAAAAGCAATGCAACCGCCTTGCACTTAAAGGTCCTTTGGTGTCAATGGATGAAATGGAATCTATCAAGAAGATGAACTACCGTGGTTGGCGCAGCAAGGTGCTCGACATAACTTATCCGAAGAATTCTGGAAGGAAGGGCTTGGAAGAAACTTTGGATAGAATTTGTGCTGAAGCCCGGGAAGCTATACGTGAGGGATACAAAATTTTAGTTCTTTCAGACAGAG GATTTTCTTCAGATCGTGTTGCTGTCAGTTCCCTCTTAGCAGTTGGAGCAGTACATCAACACCTTGTTGCAAATCTTGAGAGGACACGTGTAGGATTATTGGTTGAGTCTGCTGAACCTCGTGAAGTGCACCATTTCTGTACACTCGTTGGATTTGGTGCAGATGCTATATGCCCTTATTTGGCCATTGAAGCAATTTGGTGCTTGCAGACTGATGGGAAGATTCCTCCTACCGACTCAAAGGAGGAACTTGTCGAAAAATACTTTTATGCTTCCATCTATGGAATGATGAAGGTTCTTGCAAAGATGGGAATATCCACCCTTGCATCTTACAAAGGGGCACAGATTTTTGAAGCTCTTGGACTTTCTTCTGAAGTGATTCACAAGTGTTTTGAAGGCACTCCTAGCAGAATTGAGGGTGCAACGTTCGAAATGCTTGCACGTGATGCTCTCCGTCTTCACGAGTTGGCCTTCCCATCAAGAACACCTCCGCCTGGCAGTGCAGATGCAAAAGCCCTTCCCAATCCAGGGGATTACCACTGGAGGAAAAATGGTGAAGTCCACCTAAATGATCCTCTTGCAATGGGAAAATTACAAGAAGCAGCTAAAGTAAACAGCCGGGAAGCATACAAAGAATATTCTAAGCGAATTCAAGAGCTTAACAAGGCGTGCAATCTGCGTGGTATGCTGAAATTTATAGATAGCACTAGCAAGATTTCTTTGGATGAGGTTGAACCTGCAAGTGAGATAGTGAAACGCTTTTGTACTGGAGCAATGAGTTATGGTTCTATTTCGTTGGAGGCACATACTGCCCTTGCCGTGGCCATGAACAAACTGGGAGGCAAATCTAACACAG GGGAGGGAGGGGAGCAGCCTTCTCGTATGGAACCTCTTCCTGATGGTTCGATGAATCCAAAACGAAGTGCAATCAAGCAAGTTGCCAGTGGACGATTTGGAGTTTCCAGCTATTATCTGACTAATGCAGATGAGCTGCAGATAAAAATGGCTCAG GGTGCTAAGCCTGGTGAGGGGGGTGAGCTTCCAGGTCACAAGGTTATCGGTGACATTGCAGTTACCAGACATTCTACAGCTGGTGTTGGGCTTATTAGTCCACCTCCTCACCATGATATATATTCTATCGAGGATCTTGCACAGCTTATCCACGACCTTAAG AACTCAAATCCTCAAGCTCGAATCAGCGTGAAGCTAGTGTCTGAGGCTGGTGTCGGAGTTGTAGCTAGCGGTGTTGTAAAAGGACACGCAGACCATGTTCTTATTTCTGGCCATGACGGTGGCACCGGTGCATCAAGATGGACAGGTATCAAGAATGCTGGACTTCCATGGGAACTAGGATTGGCCGAAACACATCAAACTTTAGTGGCAAATGGGCTTCGTGGTCGAGCTGTCCTACAAACAGATGGCCAGTTAAAAACTGGTAGAGATGTTGCTGTGGCGTGCTTACTTGGTGCAGAGGAATTTGGTTTCAGCACTGCTCCACTGATCACACTTGGCTGCATTATGATGCGGAAGTGTCATACCAATACTTGCCCTGTTGGTATAGCCACTCAAGATCCAGTGCTCCGAGAAAAATTTGCTGGAGAGCCAGAGCATGTCATTAACTTTTTCTTCATGCTTGCTGAGGAGCTAAGAGAAATTATGGCTCAGCTTGGCCTCCGTACAATTAATGAAATGGTTGGACGCTCTGATATGCTTGAAGTTGATCCAGAAGTAGTTAAGAGCAATGAGAAACTTGAGAATATTGATCTCTCATTGATCTTAAAACCAGCTGCAGAGATTCGTCCTGGGGCTGCTCAGTACTGTGTTGAAAAGCAAGACCATGGCCTTGACATGGCTTTGGATAACAAACTTATAGCTTTATCAAGGGCTGCACTTGAAAAGGAAGTTTGTGTTTTCATTGAGACTCCAATCAAGAACACTAATCGGGCAGTAGGCACTACACTTAGCCATGAAGTCACAAAACGTTATCACATGAAGGGATTAGATCCTGGAACCATTCATGTGAAACTCACTGGAAGTGCTGGTCAGAGTTTTGGTGCTTTTCTCTGTCCTGGAATAACCCTTGAGCTTGAAGGAGACAGCAATGATTACGTTGGCAAAGGATTATCTGGTGGAAAGATTGTTGTGTACCCACCCAGGAACAGTACATTTAGTGCAGAAGACAATATTGTCATTGGTAATGTGGCCCTGTATGGTGCTACCAAGGGAGAAGCATATTTCAATGGAATGGCAGCAGAAAGGTTTTGTGTTCGTAATTCTGGTGCTCGAACAGTGGTTGAAGGAATTGGTGATCATGGATGCGAGTACATGACAGGGGGTACTGTAGTCATCCTTGGTAAAACAGGAAGAAATTTTGCTGCTGGGATGAGTGGAGGTATCGCTTATGTTTATGATGTTGATGGGACATTCAGTGCCCGCTGTAACAATGAGTTGGTTGATCTATATCATGTGGAGGAAGAGGATGATGTAACCACTTTGAAAATGATGATAGAGCAACATCGACTTCACACAGAGAGTGTCCTGGCCAAAGACATACtctctaaatttgacactcttcttcCAAAATTTGTAAAAGTATATCCAAGGGATTATAAGAGGGTTCTAGAAGAAATGAAGGCAGAAAAAGCTGCAGCTAGGCCTACAAAGGAACCTAAGGTGGCAAATGGTGTTTCTGTGACAACTAAG AAAATacaaacagagaagtcatccagccGACCAACACGTGTTGCCAACGCCAAAAAGTACCGGGGTTTTGTAACATATGAGCGAGAGGGTGTTTCTTACCGTGATCCAATTGAGCGTGTTAAAGATTGGAACGAGGTTGCCATTGAATCAGTTCCAGGGCCACTGTTAAACACACAGTCTGCTCGTTGTATGGATTGTGGCACTCCTTTCTGTCATCAG GAAAGCTCAGGTGCTGGCTGTCCTCTTGGAAATAAGATCCCAGAGTTCAATGAATTAGTTCACCAGAATAGATGGCGTGAAGCATTGGATCGCCTACTAGAGACAAACAACTTCCCTGAATTTACTGGACGTGTGTGCCCTGCTCCCTGTGAGGGTTCTTGTGTTCTTGGCATTATTGAGAACCCAGTATCAATCAAAAGCATAGAATGCTCAATTATAGACAAAGGTTTTGAAGAGGGATGGGTGGTACCACGACCACCACTTCAAAGAACAGG AAAGAAAATCGCTATAGTTGGCAGTGGTCCTGCTGGTTTGGCTGCCGCTGATCAACTAAATAAAATGGGCCATTTTGTAACTGTATTTGAACGTTCGGATCGTATAGGAGGTCTTATGATGTATGGAGTACCAAACATGAAGACAGACAAGATTGGTGTTGTTCAACGTCGTGTCAATTTAATGGCCGAAGAGGGTGTAACATTTGTGGTGAATGCTAATGTTGGGAGTGATCCTTTGTACTCAATTGAACGTCTCCGTTCTGAGAACAATGCAGTTATTTTGGCTTGTGGAGCTACAAAACCAAG GGACCTCAGTATTCCTGGCCGTGAGCTAGCTGGAGTTCATTTTGCCATGGAATTTCTCCACGCAAATACCAAAAGCTTGCTTGATAGCAACTTGGAGGACGGAAGATACATATCTGCCCAGGGTAAGAAGGTGGTGGTCATTGGTggtggagacacaggcacagattgCATTGGTACGTCTGTTAGGCATGGTTGCAGCAGCATTGTAAATCTGGAGCTTCTCACCAAGCCACCAAGCAAGAGAGCTGCTGACAACCCCTGGCCCCAG TGGCCTAGAGTCTTCCGAGTGGACTACGGGCACCAGGAAGCATCTACCAAGTTTGGAAATGATCCAAGAACTTACGAAGTCTTAACCAAGCGTTTCATTGGTGATGAAAATGGAAAATTGAAGGCCCTTGAGGTGGTGCGCGTGAAGTGGGAGAAAGTAGATGGAAGATTCCAATTCAAGGAGATTGAAGGATCACAAGAGATCATCGAGGCAgaccttgtcctccttgccatggGATTCCTGGGCCCTGAAGAG AACATCGCTGACAAACTGGGTTTAGAGAAAGACAACCGTTCCAACTTCAAAGCTCAATTCGGACACTTTGGGACCAGTGTGGATGGCGTTTTTGCTGCTGGGGATTGCAGACGCGGGCAATCGCTGGTTGTTTGGGCCATCACTGAAGGGCGTGAAGCTGCTGCTGCAGTAGATAAGTACTTGTCAAGGGATGAACAAAATGTCGCAGGCCTTACATAG